A part of Papaver somniferum cultivar HN1 unplaced genomic scaffold, ASM357369v1 unplaced-scaffold_118, whole genome shotgun sequence genomic DNA contains:
- the LOC113330605 gene encoding polypyrimidine tract-binding protein homolog 3-like, with protein MTTEAPSKVIHVRNVGHEISENDLLQLVQPFGTVTKLVMLRAKNQALLQMHDLPSAINALQYYTNVQPSVRGRNVYIQFSSHQELTTMEQNAQGRKADQDAEPNRILLVTIHHLLYPITVEVLHQVFSPHGYVEKIVTFQKSAGFQALIQFQSRQNAVMARDGLQGRNIYDGCCQLDIQFSNLTELQVNYNNERSRDFTNPSLPSEQKGRSSQPGYSNAGGLYSLQPSGAYPQMGNAAAIAAAFGGGLPPGISGTNERCTVLVSNLNSDKIDEDKLFNLFSIYGNIIRIKLLRNKPDHALVQMGDGFQAELAVHFLKGAMLFGKRMEVNFSKFPTITTAPDTHEYSNSNLNRFNRNASKNYRYCCSPTKMIHLSTLPQEITEEEIVAHFEEHGAIVNTKLFEANGKKQALVLFETEEQATEALVCKHAIPIEGSVIRISFSQLQSI; from the exons ATGACCACTGAGGCTCCTTCAAAAGTCATTCATGTACGAAATGTGGGACATGAAATTTCAGAG aaTGATCTACTTCAGCTCGTTCAGCCTTTTGGTACTGTCACCAAGCTCGTCATGTTACGTGCTAAAAATCAG GCTCTTCTCCAGATGCATGATCTTCCATCTGCCATCAATGCATTGCAATACTACACTAATGTTCAGCCAAGCGTTAG GGGTAGGAATGTTTACATTCAATTCTCTTCGCATCAAGAGCTTACGACAATGGAACAAAATGCTCAAGGACGAAAAGCTGACCAG GATGCAGAGCCCAATCGAATACTCTTAGTTACAATTCACCACCTGCTCTATCCTATTACGGTGGAAGTGCTTCACCaagtgttttctcctcatgggtaTGTGGAGAAGATCGTCACATTTCAGAAGTCGGCTG GTTTTCAAGCTCTAATCCAGTTCCAATCACGCCAGAATGCTGTTATGGCCAGAGATGGTCTCCAA GGGCGTAATATATACGATGGTTGCTGTCAGCTGGATATTCAGTTCTCAAA CCTCACTGAATTACAAGTGAACTATAACAATGAGCGTTCAAG GGATTTCACGAACCCGTCTTTACCATCTGAGCAGAAAGGCAGATCCTCACAA CCTGGTTACAGCAATGCTGGGGGACTATATTCACTGCAACCTTCTGGAG CTTATCCACAG ATGGGAAATGCTGCAGCTATTGCAGCTGCATTTGGAGGAGGATTACCTCCTGGGATAAGTGGTACTAATGAAAGGTGCACCGTCCTGGTTTCGAATCTGAACTCTGAT AAAATTGATGAGGATAAGCTTTTCAACCTGTTCTCGATTTACGGGAACATCATAAGAATCAAACTTCTTCGCAACAAGCCAGATCATGCACTTGTTCAGATGGGAGATGGTTTCCAGGCGGAGTTGGCTGTGCACTTTTTGAAG GGCGCCATGCTTTTTGGTAAGAGAATGGAGGTTAACTTCTCAAAATTTCCAACCATCACAACAGCACCAGATACACATGAATACTCAAATTCGAATCTGAACCGGTTCAATCGAAATGCCTCGAAAAACTATCGATACTGCTGCTCTCCAACTAAGATGATTCACCTTTCTACTCTTCCTCAAGAGATCACAGAGGAGGAGATTGTGGCCCACTTTGAAGAGCATGGCGCAATAGTCAATACCAAGCTTTTTGAGGCAAACGGGAAGAAGCAGGCTCTGGTGCTGTTCGAAACTGAGGAGCAGGCAACTGAAGCCCTTGTTTGCAAGCACGCAATCCCCATCGAAGGCTCTGTAATTCGCATCTCTTTCTCCCAGTTGCAGTCCATCTAA